The Poecilia reticulata strain Guanapo linkage group LG4, Guppy_female_1.0+MT, whole genome shotgun sequence genomic interval GAAGGCTTATTTTAACCAAAGCAGTATGTTTGCCATATTTAGTTTGTGAAATGCTATAGGAATACAACTGTGGAGGTTTTTGAGACATGAATTAGTGGGAGGTRATATATCAAAGTCACTGACTTTCTGTAGATTTGCTTTTCGGCAGCTCGGAAGGTTAGGGATTAAGATCTGGAAAGGTAATGACAGAATTGTTgagggaaaaataataataattatctcCCAGTCTGTTTAgctgagttttatctttttacctGGTGTCAAATATGTATAGTTACTAAGGCAACCAATTGCATTCAGACATCACCTAATTAGTGAACAGAGTGCMCTGTAATCATGCWAGTAATTTAGTCTGCAAATTAATTCAGTGGTTGcatgaaggcctcagaggttagTTAGAGAATGtaagtgaacaaacagcatcaataCGACAAAAAAACCCACCGGGGATGAAGTTGTAGAGAAGTCTAAATCAAGGCTAGGTCAGAAAGCGSTATTTTAAGGTTTGAATATCTCACAGAGCACCCTGTTCAATTCATTCTTCAAAACTACTACACCACCAAGCGTACACATCTCAATAAATGCTCCAGCTCTAGAGTGAAAAATGGTGTCGATAACATCATGGTGTGAGAATGCTTTTCATCTGTGGAGATAGGGAAGCTATTCGGAGTTAATGGGAGAATRGATAGAACTAGATACAAGGTCATCCTGACAGAAAACCATCCAGTGCTACACCGAATTGTTTCAATCCAAACATTTAATTGTGTTACAACAGTTAAGTGGAAGTCAAGAGATAAATTCAGCAAAATGAAGGCTTTTGCTGAATCGCTATACGTTCACGAATAGAGCACATTAAAGCTTTATGAGTAACTAACTCAATAACACAATGACACAAAGCTATCTTTAAGTTTAGATATCGTAGTTTAGATATCAGAAATAAAGTTCATAGAACTTTATATGCAATATGTGAGCATAGWTTTTTTAAGTGGGTGAAAAAGGCATAAAATCACATGACACAGGCAATATTTTCATAAAGattgttctgttgttggaaCAGGTGTCTCTCATTTTGCTTTGAATCGAGCTGcctctttgctttgcttttctaCAAGTTCAACTCCCACAGTTGAAAAGAAACCCATtgaagcagcaaattaacaGTTACAAGCTGTCATTTGGTGTCTGTCCTGCTCTTTTGCTGCATGTTCCCTGCTTGCTAATTCCtttcttttctcacattttctctgattCTATACTGCCGTGTGTTGCCTTGTCACCAACATCAGAAAGATATGGCCATGAATGCTTGTTCTTCATCCTGTCAGGAGGATCAAACATGCAGTATAACTTGCATAAATGTGTACAAAGATCAGATGAGAAAGACTGCCATGATTAAGCGAGGCCTCGAAAGCTTGGCAGCTGGTTTCATTATAAGTCCTGACATTTTGATGGCACGCACTCTTATGTTGGGCTACAAGAAACTCAAATGACCTAAGAAAgacatacaaagaaaaaaaaatgtcatcagtaaaatcttttgtttctttacatttttacatgaagCCAGTAGTCCctaaaaatagcattttgagttaaaatattaaacagcgTGCCTCGCCCCACCAGgcacaataaacaaacattgaTTGATTGCCTGATTGATACACAGGTCACCAAAGTCAGAGTTAGTGCTAAGTCGGCTATAGTGACATTATAGCTTTTTCCTCACCCCTTTTACTAAGGCGAGGAGGTAATAACCCAAAGCACCACCATCAACAGTCCAATCTTTCAATGAACTTATTTCATGCAcagttgattttatgtaaattgaTTGACACCTTGGATGGGGGCAGGCAGTGTCTGCTCCCCACAGTCATAACTCTTTATGTACTGCAGGTAGTAAGAAGGGAAGAGGGAGGGACAAAGCAGTTGGGACAAAGAGCATGGCCAAGTGAGAGCATGAAGAAGTCAAAGGGGATTAATTCCTCGTGTCagtgtttgctttgctttgacTCATCGGGCGAGACAAAAAAGATTTGTGGCGAGAAAGGATACGAATCATCTtatttacacaataaataaaactccagaCCCTGAGGCTGGTTTTAATTGCAAATGCGTGCTCGCAGGgactctcttcctctctgagctTTAGGAACTGCGCACGCCAACATCCACCTTCCCCTGGAAACCCCTGCGCAGTCAATTATGGTAATGAATcgtcaataaatataaaaatttaatacGGTCTTGCTTACAGTGAGTGGCAGCTAAGGACCTGCCctcccagaaaaaaaagtgctgcgCCTGCAGATCTGAAGCGCACCTGAAGAGAAGTGTTTGTTTATGCCCGTTTGAGTGAATGcctttgatatatatatatatatatatatacatacatatatatattgctGTTGTCATGTTTCACAATCAAAGCTAGAAGATTTTCACAGGTGACTGACTATTAATGCTTTTATAACAATACTTGTTtgatgaaacaaatgtttttatttttaataaaaagtccTCCAGTTTCTAACAAACTGACAAGAATTGCACTGCCTTCATTAAATGGCATTGAGCAAAGTCATTAGTCTTTAAATCTGCATGTTTGATCAATAAATGCTTGGGATTTATTGGCATTGTATTTTTTCATGGRAATGTCGTTTCTGTGTTGCAGATGTCTTAGCATCTTTCTGTCTCCCTTCCTGCTTTGTCCAGGTTGATTATGCAGTGATTGCTTCACAGGCGGGTGCGACKCTCAACAATCTGCTGAGCCATGCTCAAGAGCTGGTAGCCAAACTACGCTCCCTGCAGCTGGACCAAAGGGARTTTGTTTGCCTCAAGTTCTTGGTTCTGTTCAGTCTCGGTGAGTTTCTGAAAAGTGTATTTTAGTTGTGATGATCGCTGAGTTAGTCTTTTCAATGAGATGCCACAGAAAGAGTGACCAGAGTACTCTTTGGCTGTATGGGTAACSATGTCCTGCCTCTCCCCCACCTGATGATGCAAACTGCTGGTCACTGACttagagaaaacagaaattcagctgtttggaaatatattGAATCATATAAAGACAGTCATGGCATGGAAATTAAAGRAGTGCCACCCCATCAGtggtaataaaatgtaaaaattacctttaaaaacCAGAGGTACATTTCATCTCCKGAACAATTTAAGCAGTTCACCCTGAGAAAAGCTGGGTTTGGTCAGCCATAAACCATGATGGACAGTATCAAGGGAATAGAGGCTGAAACAAGCAATGTTGAGGAAACTACTACTCAACTAACTACAACGCAATATTCTCTTCATGATCATGTTTGATGTGCAGTGGTGCTACTGGGTTAAAGGCCNNNNNNNNNNNNNNNNNNNNNNNNNNNNNNNNNNNNNNNNNNNNNNNNNNNNNNNNNNNNNNNNNNNNNNNNNNNNNNNNNNNNNNNNNNNNNNNNNNNNNNNNNNNNNNNNNNNNNNNNNNNNNNNNNNNNNNNNNNNNNNNNNNNNNNNNNNNNNNNNNNNNNNNNNNNNNNNNNNNNNNNNNNNNNNNNNNNNNNNNNNNNNGAGCAGAGGGAGGAGTGTAAACTTTGGAATTCCGGAAAGGAAAACGAGGAAGTTGGAGAGGGGAAAGGTTGAAGGGAGGTGTGAGAAGGAAAGAGACAGGAGAAAATGGAATAGGAAAAGAGAGGATACTGGGAATTGATATAAGGATCCATGTGCAATGTATTCTGTATTCTAGGACAGGTGGGAGAGAGTTAAGGTTAGAAGGACGACCAGAACATGAGATTTGGAGGAGGTTAAGTACCTTATTGAGTTAAGGGACAAAGAGGAGGGTAAATATGTTGGGATGTTCATGTGTGGGTATATGTGCACCTGTAGATATAAATCCTTATGGCAAAGCTGCTGACTCCTCTGACAGGTGAGG includes:
- the LOC103463449 gene encoding nuclear receptor subfamily 5 group A member 2-like, producing the protein MLGIYWHCIFSWXCRFCVADVLASFCLPSCFVQVDYAVIASQAGATLNNLLSHAQELVAKLRSLQLDQREFVCLKFLVLFSLDVKNLENFHLVESVQEQVNAALLDYVMCNYPQQTDKFGQLLLRLPEIRAISLQAEEYLYYKHLNGDVPCNNLLIEMLHAKRA